The stretch of DNA GAACTTTAATTAAGTTTGATTCGAGACATATAAAAGCACaaggcttacctttcttctctaaccatgccttacgtttcaggCAATCTTTCTAAAAGTGTCTAGATTTTCCACAAAAATGACactttccattcttgtttcctttctTATGTACTTGAGATGAGGACTGATTAACATTAAGTTGCTTCTGTTGTCCCTTACCAAtattctttcctttctttttagctccttgatgatttacataattaatGGAGTAGATTCCTTGATTCTTTAGCCTCGTTTCCTCTTGAACCAACATACCATGGAATTCATGCACATTCTATTTGTCTTTCATGGTGTTGTAGTTCATTTGAAAAGGACCATACTCATACGATAATGAGTTGATAATGAACTGCACAAGGAAATTCTGTTCCACTTTCATTCCCAATGACTTGAGTCTTGCTGCTATATTTGTCATTTCAATGacatgctcatgcatagtacatgaaccatcaaacttcatgGTGGTCAAAGTATCCATTAGTGTCCCAGCAAGAGACTTATCAGCAGTTTGGGAAGACTCTTCCATAAGTTTCAGAAGTTCTTTCGCACTTTCAGTTTTGGGAAGAGTAGTCTTAATGTTACCCGCAATATTCATTCGCATGAAAATTAGGTCTAATATGT from Capsicum annuum cultivar UCD-10X-F1 unplaced genomic scaffold, UCD10Xv1.1 ctg15386, whole genome shotgun sequence encodes:
- the LOC124890326 gene encoding uncharacterized protein LOC124890326; this translates as WCEQIKFHLVVLDLDVALYSEKSTAITEASSDEEKSYYKHWDRSNILDLIFMRMNIAGNIKTTLPKTESAKELLKLMEESSQTADKSLAGTLMDTLTTMKFDGSCTMHEHVIEMTNIAARLKSLGMKVEQNFLVQFIINSLSYEYGPFQMNYNTMKDK